CCGACTCCGCACCGGCGCTGGCGGGAGCTCTCACCGGCGCACTGGGCGGCGGCGCGTCCATCCCCGCCTCCTGGCGCGAGACCTGCCGCACCCTCTCCGGCTGCGTACTCCCCCGGCTCACCGACACGGACCTGGTGGAACTCGCCGAACTCCTGGAAGCCACGCAACCGGCCCCACCAGGAGGATGATTCGGGCATGACGCCCAAAGGAGCAGAAAGTCAAGAGGCAGGTCTGGACGAACGGATCACCGCCGCGCTCGTCGGAGCCGCCGTCGGCGACGCACTCGGCGGCCCCGTCGAGGGCTACTCCCCCGAGCAGATCGCCGAACGCCACGGCGGCCGCGTCCACGGCATCGTCGGCCCCTGGAACGGCGACGCCTGGCGCACCGCCCGCCCCATCGCGCCGTACCACAAGGGCGACGGCCACGTCACCGACGACACCTTGATGACGCACGCGCTGGTACAGGTGTACGCGACCGTCCGCGACCACCTGGACGCCTACGCGATCGCCGACCACCTGGTCCCGGACCTGATGACGAACCCGCGCTGGATCCCGGAACTGGAAGCGGAGGCGCTCCCCCTCCACCGAGTCTTCCTGGCGGAGAAATGGCTGGTGGCCCGCCTCCACTACGGCCACATCGACCCCCGCGAGGCAGGCGCCGGCAACATCGTCAACTGCGGTGCCGCGATGTACATGGCCCCGGTCGGCCTGGTCAACGCGGCCAACCCGCCGGCCGCCTACGCCGAGGCCCTCGACATCGCCGGCGCCCACCAGTCGTCGTACGGCCGCGAGGCGGCGGGCGTCTTCGCGGCGGCGGTGGCAGCGGCGAGCACGCCAGGGGCGACCCCGGACTCGATCGTGTCCACCTGCCTCTCCCTGGCGAAGGACGGCACCCGGGCCGCGATCGAGCAGGTCTGCGAAACGGCCTCCCACCACACGGACTTCGAGTCGGCACTGACCCCGCTCAGGGAAGCGGTCACCCCCTACGACACGGTGGGCCCCGACTACCGCTCCCCCTCCCTGGGCGCCCGTCGCCCCTCCCGCCTGCACGCGATCGAGGAACTCCCCGTCGCCCTGGGCATGTTGCTGGTCTCCGGCGGCGACTACCGCCAAGCCGTCCTCGGCTCCGTCAACTACGGCCGCGACTGCGACTCCACCGCCACGATGGCCGGCGCACTGGCAGGCGCCCTGGGCTCACCGCCCCCGGAGGACTGGGCGAAACAAGTGTCGGAGGCAAGCCGCCTGGACCTGTGGGAACCGGCGACGACCCTCACGGCCGTGACCCGCGAGATCTTCGAACGAGACGCACACCGACGCCGCACGCACGAGGCAGCGTTCACCCAGCTCGGAGGCCCGAGATGCTCCGACTGACCTGGGTCCAACCAGAGGACCTACTGGGCCACGAACTCCGCCAGGCCACCCAGGACGGCCGAGAGCCTTCGGCGATCGCGGCGAGGTGGAGGGCGGCGGGTGGCGAGGAGGCCCCCCTACGAGCGGGCGCATCAGCAGAGCCGGCGTCCAGGTACCTACGGCAACTCGCAGAAGACCTATTGGACGAACTGGCCGAGTTGCCCAGCAGGTTGGTGGACGAGGAGCCGACCGACCTCGCGAAGATCAAAGCGAGCTGTCCAGCCTGGCCAGCCCCAGCTGCGGGCAGTCGTGCCGCTGGGGCGGCTCCCGACCCAAAGAGAGGCGGCACCCCGTCAACGCCGGGCCGCGCGACCCACCCCCGCCCAGCCCCCACCCAGGCCGGCCTGGAAGCAGCCTGGCTGGGCAGAGCCACCGGCTGCCTCCTGGGCAAACCAGTGGAAAAGCTCCCCTTGGACGGCATCCGCCACCTAGCCAAAGCAACCGGCAACTGGCCCCTCACCACGTACTTCACAGCCCAAGGCCTCCCCGAAGACCTGGCAACGAAGTACCCCTGGAACCGCCGCTCAGCCAAAACCTCCCTCGCCGAAAACATCGACGGCATGCCCGAGGACGACGACCTCAACTACCCCCTCCTCAACCTCCTCCTACTCCAACGCCACGGCAAAACCTTCACCACCACGGACGTAGCCACCCTCTGGCTCGACGAACTCCCCGCCGGCCGCACCTTCACCGCGGAACGCATCGCCTACCGCAACCTCCTCACCGGCCTCGAACCCCCACGCACGGCCCGCCACCGCAACCCCTTCCGCGAATGGATCGGCGCCCTGATCCGAGCCGACATCCACGGCTGGACAAACCCCGGCAACCCCGCGGCCGCCGCCGAACAGGCCCACAAAGACGCCACCCTCACCCACACCGCCAACGGCGTCTACGCGGCGATGTTCATCGCGGCCACCATCGCCACCGCCGCCACAGCCACGACCACCGGCACAGACACCGACACCGACACCGACACCGACACCGACAGCGCCACCCCCGACATCCACACCGCACTCCGCACCGGCCTCACGGTCGTCCCCCCGGCCTCCCGCCTGGCCCAAGCCATCCACCACGCCCTTCAACTCGCCCAAACCCACGAGGACTTCGACACGGTCGTGGACGAACTCCACGCCACCTACTCCCGCACCCACCACTGGGTCCACGCCATCCCCAACACCGCCCTGATCACCGCCGCCCTCACCCACGCGGACGGCGACTTCACCGGCTCCATCTGCCGTGCCGTATCGGGAGGTTGGGACACCGACTCCAACGGCGCCACGGCCGGCAGCATCGCCGCCCTCCTCGCCGGCACCCCCTCCGCCCTCCCCCACCGCTGGACGGCCCCCCTCAAGAACCGCCTGTCCACCTCCATCGCGGACTTCAACGGCATCGGCTTCGACACCCTCGCGCACCTCACCCACGCCCTCACCCCCCGGGAGGCCCCCCGCCCATGACCCACATCGCCGTACTCGGCAGCACGAACATGGACCTGGTCGCCTACGTCGAGAAGGCGCCCCAGCGCGGCGAAACAGTCACCGGCCGGGCGTTCCGTACGATCCCCGGCGGCAAGGGCGCCAACCAGGCGATCGCCGCCGCCCGCGCGGGCGCCACCGTCTCGATGATCGGCGCGGTCGGCAACGACCCCTTCGGCGCCCGCCTCCGCTCCACGCTCGAAGACTCGGGCGTGACCACCGACCACCTCCGCACCACCGAGGGCCCCTCCGGCACGGCGCACATCGTCGTGGACGACGAGGGCGGCAACGCGATCGTCGTGATCCCCGGCGCCAACTGCACAGTCGACCACCTAGAAGATCACTGAAAATGTTGCGGGTTCTGGCCCCGGCCCGGTAGGGCCGGGGTCAGTCTTGTAGGCATGCAGGGGGAATGGGCCGGGGAGATGGTCGGGCCGGA
The nucleotide sequence above comes from Streptomyces sp. NL15-2K. Encoded proteins:
- a CDS encoding ADP-ribosylglycohydrolase family protein, whose protein sequence is MTPKGAESQEAGLDERITAALVGAAVGDALGGPVEGYSPEQIAERHGGRVHGIVGPWNGDAWRTARPIAPYHKGDGHVTDDTLMTHALVQVYATVRDHLDAYAIADHLVPDLMTNPRWIPELEAEALPLHRVFLAEKWLVARLHYGHIDPREAGAGNIVNCGAAMYMAPVGLVNAANPPAAYAEALDIAGAHQSSYGREAAGVFAAAVAAASTPGATPDSIVSTCLSLAKDGTRAAIEQVCETASHHTDFESALTPLREAVTPYDTVGPDYRSPSLGARRPSRLHAIEELPVALGMLLVSGGDYRQAVLGSVNYGRDCDSTATMAGALAGALGSPPPEDWAKQVSEASRLDLWEPATTLTAVTREIFERDAHRRRTHEAAFTQLGGPRCSD
- a CDS encoding ADP-ribosylglycohydrolase family protein, with the translated sequence MLRLTWVQPEDLLGHELRQATQDGREPSAIAARWRAAGGEEAPLRAGASAEPASRYLRQLAEDLLDELAELPSRLVDEEPTDLAKIKASCPAWPAPAAGSRAAGAAPDPKRGGTPSTPGRATHPRPAPTQAGLEAAWLGRATGCLLGKPVEKLPLDGIRHLAKATGNWPLTTYFTAQGLPEDLATKYPWNRRSAKTSLAENIDGMPEDDDLNYPLLNLLLLQRHGKTFTTTDVATLWLDELPAGRTFTAERIAYRNLLTGLEPPRTARHRNPFREWIGALIRADIHGWTNPGNPAAAAEQAHKDATLTHTANGVYAAMFIAATIATAATATTTGTDTDTDTDTDTDSATPDIHTALRTGLTVVPPASRLAQAIHHALQLAQTHEDFDTVVDELHATYSRTHHWVHAIPNTALITAALTHADGDFTGSICRAVSGGWDTDSNGATAGSIAALLAGTPSALPHRWTAPLKNRLSTSIADFNGIGFDTLAHLTHALTPREAPRP